A genomic window from Peromyscus maniculatus bairdii isolate BWxNUB_F1_BW_parent chromosome 1, HU_Pman_BW_mat_3.1, whole genome shotgun sequence includes:
- the Scgb1a1 gene encoding uteroglobin — protein sequence MKLAITVFLVMLSVCCSSASSDTCPGFFQVLEYLFVGSESTYEAALKFYNPGSDLQSSGVQLKKLVDTLPEKTRVNIVKLSEIILTSNLCNQDPSF from the exons ATGAAGCTCGCCATCACAGTCTTTCTTGTCATGCTGTCTGTCTGCTGCAGCTCGG CTTCTTCAGACACCTGCCCAGGATTTTTTCAAGTCCTCGAGTACCTCTTCGTGGGCTCAGAGTCCACGTACGAGGCAGCCCTGAAGTTTTACAACCCTGGCTCAGACCTGCAAAGTTCAGGGGTGCAGCTGAAGAAGCTGGTGGACACCCTCCCCGAGAAGACCAGAGTCAACATCGTGAAGCTCTCG GAGATAATCCTAACAAGCAACCTGTGTAATCAAGACCCAAGCTTCTAA